In Candidatus Promineifilum breve, one genomic interval encodes:
- a CDS encoding segregation and condensation protein A translates to MNQYRVELPVFNGPLDLLLHLIEREELDITAVSLAQVTGQYLAQVRQMGEGEIDGLIDFIGVGARLLLIKSRALLPRPIVLPGNDEEEEDPAGALLRQLRAYKRFKTVAQWLDARQRRGLRAYLRVAPPPRLEGHLDLSGVDARTLLAAMQAVLARAETMEESLQVIRPRQLTIEDQMGKLRTHLGRKRAFLFADLLVNPRDRTEVAVTLLALLELIKRREAQARQSSLFGPIEITTA, encoded by the coding sequence ATGAATCAATATCGCGTCGAACTACCCGTCTTCAACGGCCCGCTTGATCTGCTGCTCCATCTCATCGAGCGGGAAGAGCTGGACATCACCGCCGTCTCGCTGGCCCAGGTGACCGGCCAATATCTGGCCCAGGTGCGGCAGATGGGCGAGGGTGAGATCGATGGCCTCATCGACTTCATCGGCGTCGGCGCGCGGCTGCTGCTCATCAAGAGTCGCGCCCTGCTGCCGCGGCCGATCGTCCTGCCCGGCAACGACGAGGAAGAGGAAGACCCGGCCGGGGCACTGTTGCGCCAACTGCGGGCCTATAAGCGCTTCAAGACCGTGGCCCAGTGGCTCGACGCGCGCCAGCGCCGGGGGTTGCGCGCCTATCTGCGTGTGGCCCCGCCGCCACGGCTGGAGGGGCATCTCGACCTGTCCGGCGTCGATGCCCGGACGCTGCTGGCCGCCATGCAGGCCGTTCTGGCGCGGGCCGAGACGATGGAGGAATCGCTCCAGGTCATCCGGCCGCGCCAACTGACCATCGAGGATCAGATGGGCAAGCTGCGCACCCACCTCGGCCGCAAGCGCGCCTTCCTCTTCGCCGACCTGCTGGTGAACCCGCGCGACCGCACCGAGGTGGCCGTGACGCTGCTGGCTCTGCTGGAACTGATCAAGCGACGCGAGGCCCAGGCGCGGCAAAGCAGCCTGTTTGGGCCGATTGAGATCACTACGGCTTGA
- the melA gene encoding alpha-glucosidase/alpha-galactosidase, which yields MIKIAFIGAGSTVFAKNLLGDILSFPELSGAAIALHDIDATRLRTSEIVAHRVAQTLGAQPTITATPDRRRALDGADYVITMFQIGGYKPSTVIDFEIPKKYGLRQTIADTLGIGGIMRGLRTIPVLLAMGREMAELCPDAWLLNYVNPMAMNCWAMNRATAIKTVGLCHSVQGTAEQLAHDIGLPAAEINYLCAGINHMAFYLRFERDGQDLYPLIRRVASEGRVPHWNRVRYAALAHLGYFVTESSEHFSEYVPWFIKRDRPDLIDRYNIPLDEYITRCENQIAAWEMMRGILEDDSMSLAVERTHEYGAYIIHSLETGTPRVIYGNVANDRLIDNLPDGCCVEVPCLVDRNGIQPTRIGALPPHLAALMQTNVNVQALTVEAALTGKREHVYHAAMLDPHTAAELDLDQIHGLVDDLLEAHRDWLPEALLAN from the coding sequence ATGATCAAGATCGCCTTTATCGGCGCAGGCAGCACCGTCTTCGCCAAAAATCTGCTGGGCGACATCCTCAGCTTTCCCGAATTGTCCGGCGCGGCCATCGCCCTGCACGACATCGACGCGACCCGGCTGCGCACCTCGGAGATCGTCGCCCACCGCGTGGCCCAAACGCTGGGGGCGCAGCCGACCATCACGGCCACGCCGGATCGCCGCCGGGCCTTGGACGGGGCCGATTACGTCATCACCATGTTCCAGATCGGCGGCTACAAACCTTCAACGGTGATCGACTTCGAGATACCCAAAAAGTACGGCCTGCGCCAGACCATCGCCGACACGCTGGGCATCGGCGGCATCATGCGCGGCCTGCGCACCATCCCCGTGCTGCTGGCGATGGGCCGCGAGATGGCGGAGCTGTGCCCCGACGCCTGGCTGCTCAACTACGTCAACCCGATGGCGATGAACTGCTGGGCCATGAACCGGGCCACGGCCATCAAGACAGTGGGGTTGTGTCACAGTGTGCAGGGCACGGCCGAACAACTGGCCCACGACATCGGCCTGCCCGCGGCCGAGATCAATTACCTGTGCGCGGGCATCAACCACATGGCCTTCTATCTGCGCTTCGAGCGCGACGGGCAAGACCTCTATCCGCTCATCCGGCGGGTGGCGTCCGAGGGGCGCGTGCCGCACTGGAACCGCGTCCGCTACGCGGCGCTGGCCCATCTGGGTTACTTCGTCACCGAATCCAGCGAGCACTTCAGCGAGTACGTGCCCTGGTTCATCAAGCGCGACCGGCCCGACCTCATCGACCGCTACAACATCCCTCTGGACGAATACATCACCCGTTGCGAAAACCAGATCGCCGCCTGGGAGATGATGCGCGGCATTCTGGAGGACGACTCAATGAGCCTGGCCGTCGAGCGCACCCACGAATACGGGGCCTATATCATCCACAGTCTGGAGACGGGCACGCCGCGGGTCATCTACGGCAACGTCGCCAACGACCGGTTGATCGACAATCTACCCGACGGCTGCTGCGTGGAAGTGCCCTGCCTGGTGGATCGCAACGGCATCCAGCCGACGCGCATCGGGGCGCTGCCGCCGCACCTGGCGGCGCTGATGCAGACCAACGTCAACGTGCAGGCCCTGACGGTGGAGGCGGCGCTGACCGGCAAGCGGGAGCACGTCTATCACGCGGCCATGCTCGACCCGCACACGGCGGCCGAGCTTGACCTCGACCAGATTCATGGGTTGGTCGATGACCTGCTCGAGGCGCACCGCGACTGGTTGCCGGAGGCGTTGTTAGCTAATTAG
- a CDS encoding glycosyltransferase family 2 protein, whose product MDLSVIVVSYNTRQLLDDCLRSLYAAAPPPGGMEVIVVDNASADGSVAMVAEKYPQAVLLACDENRGYSAANNRGSAVARGEYLLYLNSDTVVGERALVEPLAYMRANPAVGALTVRLVYPDGRRDPDNHRGFPTPWNALCHFSGLSHLFAHSPRFNGYFRSYEDFAAVHAVPVIAGSYMMMPLALDRQLGGWDETYFFYGEDIDYCYRIGAAGYTIIYYPLVEVLHYKGASSGLRKESADIARPPRETRLKVARESVRAMELFYGKFYRDKYPRLVTGFVLAGIRVRGWARIAKHYLQT is encoded by the coding sequence ATGGATCTGTCCGTCATCGTGGTCTCTTATAACACGCGGCAATTGCTGGATGATTGCCTGCGCTCGCTCTACGCCGCCGCGCCGCCGCCGGGTGGCATGGAGGTCATCGTCGTCGATAACGCCTCGGCCGACGGCAGCGTGGCGATGGTGGCCGAAAAATATCCGCAGGCGGTATTGCTGGCCTGCGACGAGAATCGCGGCTATTCGGCAGCCAACAATCGCGGCTCGGCCGTGGCGCGGGGGGAGTACCTGCTCTACCTGAACTCCGATACGGTCGTGGGCGAGCGGGCGCTGGTCGAGCCATTGGCCTACATGCGGGCCAACCCGGCGGTGGGGGCGCTAACGGTGCGGCTGGTCTACCCCGACGGCCGGCGCGACCCCGACAACCATCGTGGCTTCCCCACGCCGTGGAACGCGCTATGCCACTTCAGCGGCCTGAGCCACCTGTTCGCCCACAGCCCGCGCTTCAACGGCTACTTTCGCAGCTACGAGGATTTCGCCGCCGTCCATGCCGTGCCGGTCATTGCCGGGTCATACATGATGATGCCCCTCGCCCTCGACCGGCAACTGGGCGGCTGGGACGAGACGTACTTTTTCTATGGCGAGGACATCGACTACTGCTACCGCATCGGCGCGGCGGGTTACACCATCATCTATTACCCGCTGGTGGAAGTGCTGCATTACAAGGGGGCCAGCTCCGGGCTGCGCAAAGAGTCGGCCGACATCGCCCGGCCGCCGCGCGAGACCCGGCTGAAGGTCGCCCGCGAGTCGGTGCGGGCGATGGAACTGTTCTATGGCAAGTTCTACCGCGATAAGTATCCACGGCTGGTGACGGGATTCGTACTGGCCGGGATCAGAGTGCGCGGTTGGGCACGCATCGCCAAGCATTACCTTCAGACCTGA
- the surE gene encoding 5'/3'-nucleotidase SurE: MHILVTNDDGVTAPGLLALAQGMARFGEVSVLAPDHDWSGGGHVKTLRRPLRVRRVRLADGSPALTSDGAPSDCVALGLMGLLPNKVDLVVSGINPAANLGHDVTYSGTVTAVMEGIIWGVPGVAVSLDGGDTDSSELDYTQAVAVAARVVEAVIEHGLPKGVFLNVNVPNEPLYDLRGILVTRQGLRVYRDRLDRRTDPRGRDYYWIGGDRPTGVPKEGTDVGALAEGYASVTPLTLDLTAYDALTAMNEWAWQQSSFSANGQTVAAAEMTLAAP, translated from the coding sequence ATGCATATTCTAGTGACGAATGATGACGGTGTGACCGCGCCGGGCTTATTGGCGCTGGCCCAGGGAATGGCGCGCTTCGGCGAAGTCAGTGTGCTGGCCCCCGACCACGACTGGTCCGGCGGCGGCCACGTCAAGACGTTGCGGCGGCCGTTGCGCGTGCGCCGTGTGCGCCTGGCCGACGGCTCGCCCGCCCTGACCAGCGACGGCGCGCCGTCCGATTGCGTCGCCCTGGGGCTGATGGGGCTGCTACCCAACAAAGTCGACCTGGTCGTCTCCGGCATCAATCCCGCGGCCAACCTGGGCCACGACGTGACCTACTCCGGCACGGTCACGGCCGTCATGGAAGGCATCATCTGGGGCGTGCCCGGCGTCGCCGTCTCCCTCGACGGCGGCGACACCGACAGCAGCGAACTGGATTACACCCAGGCCGTGGCCGTGGCCGCCCGCGTCGTCGAGGCGGTCATCGAGCATGGCTTGCCCAAGGGGGTTTTCCTCAACGTCAACGTGCCCAATGAGCCGCTCTACGACCTCCGTGGCATTCTGGTGACCCGGCAGGGGTTGCGCGTCTATCGCGACCGGCTGGATCGGCGCACCGACCCGCGCGGCCGCGATTACTACTGGATCGGCGGCGACCGGCCGACCGGCGTGCCCAAGGAAGGCACCGACGTCGGCGCGCTGGCCGAGGGCTACGCCTCGGTCACGCCGCTCACGCTCGATCTGACCGCCTATGACGCCCTAACCGCCATGAACGAGTGGGCGTGGCAGCAGTCGAGCTTCAGCGCCAACGGCCAGACCGTCGCCGCGGCCGAAATGACGCTTGCCGCCCCCTAA
- a CDS encoding amino acid ABC transporter ATP-binding protein, protein MQNSPVGHVLGDDIIVIDNLSKTFGSVQAVNGFSLNVRRGEVVVVVGPSGSGKSTVLRCINHLEVPTEGAIYVDGVHLEGKKTDINAVRAEVGMVFQQFNLFGHLSVLDNITLAQRLIRKRNKQEAERVAMEQLERVGIPEKAHAYPRQLSGGQQQRVAIARSLAMNPKIMLFDEPTSALDPEMIKEVLDVMLDLAKGGMTMVVVTHEMGFARSAADRVVFMDQGCVVEMEAPRVLFNDPKHERTKLFLSKIISH, encoded by the coding sequence ATGCAAAATAGCCCTGTCGGCCACGTCCTGGGAGACGATATCATCGTCATTGATAATCTGTCTAAGACTTTCGGCAGCGTGCAGGCCGTAAACGGTTTCAGTCTGAACGTGCGACGCGGCGAAGTGGTGGTCGTCGTCGGGCCGAGCGGCTCCGGCAAGAGCACCGTATTGCGCTGTATCAACCACCTGGAAGTGCCGACCGAGGGCGCGATCTACGTCGATGGCGTCCATCTGGAAGGCAAGAAGACCGACATCAACGCCGTGCGGGCCGAGGTGGGCATGGTCTTCCAGCAGTTCAACCTGTTCGGCCACCTGTCGGTGCTGGACAACATCACCCTGGCCCAACGGCTGATCCGCAAGCGCAACAAGCAGGAGGCCGAGCGGGTGGCGATGGAGCAACTGGAGCGCGTCGGCATCCCGGAGAAGGCCCACGCCTACCCGCGCCAGCTATCCGGCGGCCAGCAGCAGCGCGTGGCGATTGCCCGCTCGCTGGCGATGAACCCCAAGATCATGCTCTTCGACGAGCCGACCAGCGCCCTCGACCCGGAGATGATCAAGGAAGTGCTCGACGTGATGCTCGATCTGGCGAAGGGCGGCATGACGATGGTCGTGGTGACGCACGAGATGGGGTTCGCTCGCTCGGCGGCCGATCGCGTGGTGTTCATGGATCAGGGCTGCGTGGTCGAAATGGAAGCGCCGCGCGTGCTGTTCAACGATCCCAAGCATGAACGGACGAAGTTGTTTTTGAGCAAGATTATTAGTCATTAG
- a CDS encoding amino acid ABC transporter permease, translated as MTGDQFHNTVNVKQPGRRLDLQGFPWWLATIIGFLALMLLLIATNEEYNRAFHFIRGHFGGLEGWQQGGLAGLIGTGITVTIYTTLVAFAIALVIGLLAGLGRVNTNVVIRNVAITYIEFIRGVPTLVLIFTVALVIVPEVSNRLGIPNQSITPSTRGIIALAIIYGAFLAEIFRAGIESVPHGQTEAARSLGLNGRQAMRYVVLPQAVRNVLPALGNDFIAMLKDSSLISVLAVRDITQMARLHSGSTFRFRETYLVLTFLYLTMTIALSLLLRWYERRLRRNAK; from the coding sequence ATGACAGGAGACCAATTCCATAACACAGTGAACGTCAAACAACCCGGTCGGCGTCTCGATCTGCAGGGCTTTCCCTGGTGGCTGGCGACGATCATTGGCTTTCTGGCCTTGATGCTGCTGCTAATCGCCACCAACGAAGAGTACAACCGTGCCTTCCATTTCATCCGCGGCCACTTCGGCGGCCTGGAAGGCTGGCAACAGGGCGGGTTGGCGGGGCTAATCGGCACCGGGATCACCGTCACCATCTACACGACGTTGGTCGCCTTCGCCATCGCCCTGGTCATCGGCTTGTTGGCCGGGTTGGGCCGTGTCAACACGAACGTTGTCATTCGCAACGTTGCCATCACCTACATTGAATTCATTCGCGGTGTGCCGACGCTCGTACTCATCTTCACCGTGGCTCTCGTCATTGTGCCGGAAGTGTCGAATCGGTTGGGCATCCCCAATCAGAGCATCACTCCCAGTACGCGCGGCATCATCGCTCTGGCGATTATCTACGGCGCATTTCTGGCCGAAATATTTCGCGCGGGCATCGAATCGGTGCCGCACGGCCAGACCGAGGCCGCCCGCTCGTTGGGGCTAAACGGCCGGCAAGCGATGCGCTATGTGGTCTTACCCCAGGCCGTCCGCAACGTGCTACCCGCTTTGGGCAATGACTTTATCGCCATGCTCAAGGACTCGTCCCTGATCTCCGTCCTGGCCGTGCGCGACATCACCCAGATGGCCCGTCTTCATTCCGGCAGTACATTTCGCTTCCGCGAGACGTACCTGGTGCTGACATTCCTTTACCTGACCATGACCATCGCCCTGAGTTTGCTCTTGCGTTGGTATGAGCGGAGGTTACGCCGCAATGCAAAATAG
- a CDS encoding transporter substrate-binding domain-containing protein, with the protein MWSKRFALLFVLLMTLAMVACGGGATEPAAEPEAETAAETGATSELPDLGGREITVTLENAYLPFNYIDPATGEPAGWDYEAIGAICELLNCTPVFVESAWEGMIQAVADGQFDMAADGITITEERRELVDFSDGFINIEQRLLARIDEDRFDSVDSFVDNSDLTVGTQTGTTNFETISELVPAERIQAFDSFSFAVQSLLAGDVDAVIIDETAGLGYQGANAEALKLVGDSLSSDQLGFVFPKGSDLVAPFNAAMAALRENGTLARLAEKYFTDAFTLTYEDLE; encoded by the coding sequence ATGTGGAGTAAGCGATTTGCCTTGTTGTTTGTGCTGTTGATGACGCTGGCGATGGTCGCCTGCGGCGGTGGGGCCACCGAACCGGCGGCCGAACCGGAAGCCGAGACGGCGGCCGAGACCGGCGCCACGAGCGAACTGCCCGATCTGGGCGGCCGGGAGATCACCGTTACGCTGGAGAACGCCTATCTGCCGTTCAACTATATCGACCCGGCCACCGGCGAACCGGCCGGCTGGGATTACGAGGCTATTGGCGCGATCTGCGAATTGCTCAATTGCACGCCCGTTTTCGTCGAGTCAGCTTGGGAAGGCATGATTCAGGCGGTGGCCGACGGGCAGTTTGACATGGCCGCCGACGGCATCACCATTACCGAGGAGCGGCGGGAACTCGTCGATTTTTCCGATGGCTTCATCAATATCGAGCAGCGCCTGTTGGCGCGCATTGACGAGGATCGCTTCGATTCCGTGGATTCTTTTGTTGACAACTCGGATTTGACCGTCGGCACGCAGACCGGCACAACCAACTTCGAGACGATTTCCGAGTTGGTGCCGGCCGAGCGCATTCAGGCGTTTGATTCCTTCTCCTTTGCCGTTCAGTCGCTGCTGGCCGGCGACGTCGACGCCGTGATCATCGATGAGACGGCCGGCCTGGGCTACCAGGGCGCCAACGCCGAAGCGTTGAAGCTGGTGGGCGATTCGTTGTCCAGTGACCAACTGGGCTTTGTCTTCCCGAAGGGCAGCGACCTGGTGGCGCCATTCAACGCCGCCATGGCCGCGCTGCGGGAAAATGGGACGCTGGCCCGATTGGCCGAAAAGTACTTCACCGACGCCTTCACCCTTACGTATGAAGACCTGGAGTAG